A section of the Clostridium felsineum DSM 794 genome encodes:
- a CDS encoding LysR substrate-binding domain-containing protein codes for MIEELKTFIAVVDKKSFTKAAKAVNISQPGVSLHISHLEKYFGTKLIERSNKQRNIFVTSTGKILYTRAKQMLSLLNETKEELNSYMDSPSGTLKVGASMTIGEFILPKMLGDFIKEYPNIKVEVTIENTKHVYNKFKNYDIDIALIEGTVPLENYTLKNFYKDTMVVVCPNSFKYNKNVKLNKFLSNQTWIRREEGSGTGENLNTFLNIQNIYPKNIIILGSNYAIKQAVINNLGITLISSLVVMEDIQSKALKIIPTKTAYHRYFSYLCHEKSLSKAAELFINKLNNL; via the coding sequence TTGATAGAAGAATTAAAAACCTTTATTGCTGTGGTAGATAAAAAAAGCTTTACTAAGGCAGCAAAGGCTGTAAACATATCACAACCAGGAGTAAGTCTTCATATATCTCATTTAGAAAAATACTTTGGCACAAAGCTAATAGAACGTTCTAACAAGCAACGTAATATTTTCGTTACGAGTACTGGAAAAATACTCTACACACGTGCAAAACAAATGTTATCACTTTTAAATGAAACAAAAGAAGAACTTAATAGTTACATGGATTCTCCTTCAGGTACATTAAAGGTAGGTGCTAGTATGACTATAGGTGAATTTATACTTCCCAAAATGCTAGGAGATTTTATAAAAGAATATCCTAATATTAAAGTAGAGGTTACTATAGAAAATACAAAACACGTGTATAATAAATTTAAAAACTATGATATTGATATAGCTTTAATTGAAGGTACTGTTCCTCTAGAGAACTACACCCTAAAAAATTTTTACAAGGACACCATGGTAGTGGTTTGTCCAAATTCTTTTAAATATAATAAAAATGTTAAATTAAATAAATTCTTATCTAATCAAACCTGGATACGTAGAGAAGAAGGTTCTGGAACTGGTGAAAATTTAAATACCTTTTTAAATATTCAAAATATCTACCCTAAAAATATAATAATTTTGGGAAGTAATTATGCAATTAAACAAGCAGTAATAAACAATTTGGGAATTACTCTTATTTCTTCACTTGTAGTAATGGAGGATATACAAAGTAAAGCTTTAAAAATAATTCCCACAAAAACAGCATATCATCGATATTTTTCATATTTATGTCATGAAAAGAGTTTGTCAAAAGCAGCTGAACTTTTTATAAACAAATTAAATAATCTATGA
- a CDS encoding LytR/AlgR family response regulator transcription factor, translated as MLEVFICEDNLEQRKELEKIVEDFILIENLDMNVSLSTENPYDIINYITKNSVSGLYFLDVDLKASINGIQLAAEIRKYDPRGFIVFVTTHAEMSYLTFLYKVEAMDYIIKDSSKTVADRACQCILDAQRKYSAKITELQKNFTIKTEDRIINIEFNKILFFETSFKIHKVILHSINRQIEFYAKMKDIEAKLDDSFYRCHKSYIVNKKNIKEININKRRIYMINGEECLISTRMLKGLIK; from the coding sequence ATGCTTGAAGTGTTTATTTGCGAGGATAATTTAGAACAAAGGAAGGAACTTGAAAAAATAGTAGAGGATTTTATATTAATAGAAAATTTAGATATGAATGTGTCACTATCGACAGAAAATCCATATGATATTATTAATTATATTACTAAAAATAGTGTAAGTGGATTATATTTTTTAGATGTAGATTTAAAAGCATCTATAAATGGAATACAATTAGCAGCAGAGATAAGAAAATATGATCCGAGAGGATTTATTGTTTTTGTAACAACACATGCTGAAATGAGTTATTTAACGTTTTTATATAAGGTAGAAGCTATGGATTATATAATAAAGGATAGTAGTAAGACTGTAGCTGATAGGGCATGTCAGTGTATACTTGATGCACAAAGAAAGTATTCAGCAAAAATAACAGAACTCCAAAAAAACTTTACTATAAAGACAGAAGATAGAATTATAAATATAGAATTTAATAAAATATTATTTTTTGAAACATCATTTAAAATACATAAAGTTATATTACACTCTATAAATAGACAAATAGAATTTTATGCAAAAATGAAGGATATAGAGGCTAAATTAGATGATTCATTTTATAGATGTCACAAATCATATATAGTAAATAAAAAGAATATTAAAGAAATAAATATAAATAAAAGGCGTATATATATGATAAATGGTGAAGAATGTCTTATATCCACAAGAATGTTAAAAGGCCTTATCAAGTAA
- a CDS encoding NUDIX hydrolase: MKKLKYTICFIKRGEEVLLLNREKPSWMGSWNGVGGKLKESETPEECIVREIHEETGMKFEDVDYKGMVTWDDGDKGIEGMYLFMKEIPAQYDYPVPIKTREGILDWKKISWIMDPENTGIASNIPKYFNTMLSEKIFRCHCVFENNILIRVIINNI, translated from the coding sequence GTGAAAAAGCTTAAATACACTATATGTTTTATAAAACGTGGAGAAGAGGTTCTTCTTTTAAATAGGGAAAAGCCTAGTTGGATGGGGAGCTGGAATGGTGTTGGAGGAAAGTTAAAAGAAAGTGAAACACCGGAGGAATGTATAGTTAGGGAAATACATGAAGAGACTGGAATGAAGTTTGAAGATGTAGATTATAAGGGCATGGTTACATGGGATGATGGAGATAAAGGAATTGAAGGAATGTACCTTTTTATGAAGGAGATTCCTGCTCAATATGATTATCCAGTACCGATAAAGACAAGAGAAGGTATTTTAGATTGGAAGAAGATATCTTGGATAATGGATCCTGAAAATACAGGTATTGCATCCAATATACCTAAGTATTTTAATACAATGTTAAGTGAGAAAATTTTTAGATGTCACTGTGTTTTTGAAAATAATATTCTCATTAGGGTAATAATAAATAATATATAA
- the ilvC gene encoding ketol-acid reductoisomerase → MEELKVYYDEDADLNYLKDKKIAIIGFGSQGHAHALNLKESGLNVIVGLYKGSKSWKVAEDYGFKVYEVADAVKQAQVIMILLPDEKQKKIYEESIKDNLDDSDALFFAHGFNIHYNQIVPPKNVDVLMIAPKGPGHIVRRQYTEGGGVPCLYAVYQDYTGKGKEIALAYGKGIGGTKGGVMNTTFKIETETDLFGEQAVLCGGICALINAGYETLREAGYSAENAYFECFHEMKMIVDLMYEGGMARMRYSISDTAEYGDYVVGNRLINDSVKAEMKKVLTEIQDGTFAKNWLLENQTGRPAFNARRRIEADREIEKVGKRLRSMMSWIKENPSNE, encoded by the coding sequence ATGGAAGAGTTAAAAGTTTATTATGATGAAGATGCAGATTTAAATTATTTAAAGGATAAAAAAATAGCTATTATTGGTTTTGGAAGCCAAGGACATGCTCATGCATTAAATCTAAAAGAAAGTGGACTTAATGTAATTGTTGGATTATATAAAGGCAGTAAATCATGGAAAGTTGCAGAAGATTATGGATTTAAAGTTTATGAAGTAGCAGATGCTGTTAAACAAGCACAGGTTATAATGATCCTATTGCCAGATGAAAAACAAAAGAAAATATACGAAGAGAGCATTAAGGATAATCTTGATGATTCAGATGCATTATTCTTCGCTCATGGTTTTAATATACACTATAATCAAATAGTACCACCTAAGAATGTAGATGTACTTATGATAGCGCCAAAGGGACCAGGACATATTGTTAGAAGACAATATACAGAAGGTGGAGGAGTTCCTTGTCTTTATGCAGTATATCAAGATTATACTGGTAAGGGTAAGGAAATAGCTTTAGCTTATGGTAAAGGAATTGGCGGAACTAAAGGTGGAGTTATGAATACTACCTTTAAAATTGAAACAGAAACAGATCTATTTGGAGAACAAGCAGTACTTTGTGGTGGAATTTGTGCACTTATCAATGCAGGTTATGAAACATTAAGAGAAGCTGGATATTCAGCTGAAAATGCATATTTTGAGTGTTTCCATGAAATGAAAATGATAGTTGACTTAATGTACGAAGGCGGCATGGCTAGAATGAGATATTCAATTAGTGATACTGCTGAGTACGGAGATTACGTTGTAGGAAATAGATTAATAAATGACAGCGTAAAAGCAGAAATGAAGAAGGTTCTTACTGAAATTCAAGATGGAACTTTTGCTAAGAACTGGTTACTTGAAAACCAAACTGGAAGACCAGCATTCAATGCTAGAAGAAGAATAGAAGCAGATAGAGAAATAGAAAAAGTAGGAAAGAGACTTAGAAGTATGATGAGCTGGATTAAAGAAAATCCTTCAAACGAATAG
- a CDS encoding polysaccharide deacetylase family protein translates to MRRRKKKKRIPKGWILGIVLIVLSVAFIIEAMVIKGKSVSYKDLAYSSKNFQKRYMIVTSARDSIKTLENRRSNVGTPIEEIYKNDEKKIAYLTFDDGPSTTVTPKILNTLEQNNINATFFLIGSNVQLNDESKDLVRRTFYDGNSIGNHTYNHKPEELFPNNSTNVPLFISQIDATNLVLKTVLGQDFNTRLVRIPGGRMTRVHTHDVNLNQLEQAFRDKGIVDIDWNCYDFDAEGKPKNAQQLLENVKRTSYGKKKIVILMHDTYGKEETAKALPNIIEYLRSQGYEFGTLK, encoded by the coding sequence ATGAGGAGAAGAAAAAAGAAAAAAAGAATCCCCAAGGGTTGGATATTAGGTATAGTTCTTATTGTATTATCCGTAGCATTTATAATAGAGGCAATGGTAATAAAGGGCAAAAGCGTGTCGTATAAAGATTTAGCGTATAGCTCTAAAAATTTTCAGAAGAGATATATGATAGTAACAAGTGCACGTGATTCTATAAAAACACTAGAAAATCGAAGAAGCAATGTGGGAACACCCATTGAAGAAATATATAAAAATGACGAAAAGAAAATAGCATATTTAACCTTTGATGATGGACCATCAACAACAGTTACCCCAAAAATATTAAATACATTAGAACAAAATAATATAAATGCAACATTTTTTTTAATAGGTTCCAATGTACAATTAAATGATGAGTCTAAAGATCTTGTTAGAAGAACATTCTATGATGGTAACTCTATCGGTAATCATACATACAATCATAAACCAGAGGAGTTATTTCCAAACAACAGTACCAATGTACCATTATTCATTTCACAAATTGATGCGACAAATCTAGTACTAAAGACTGTTTTAGGACAAGACTTCAATACTAGGCTTGTAAGAATACCAGGTGGAAGAATGACAAGGGTACATACACACGATGTGAATTTAAATCAACTAGAACAGGCATTTAGGGATAAAGGAATTGTTGATATAGATTGGAATTGTTATGATTTTGATGCTGAGGGAAAACCCAAAAACGCACAGCAATTACTTGAAAATGTTAAGAGGACTTCTTATGGAAAGAAAAAAATAGTTATTCTTATGCATGATACCTATGGTAAGGAAGAAACTGCAAAGGCACTTCCAAATATTATTGAATATTTAAGATCTCAAGGATACGAATTTGGAACTTTAAAATAA
- a CDS encoding DUF441 domain-containing protein translates to MEANIILVVILGISILGKATSVSISVAFLLIIKLLGVDKYIYPYLNSKGMFWGLVILIAAILIPIAEGNIKSVDIKNNLTSFVGITALILSFLTTYLSGVGLKYLTVQGHSDVMPSLILGSVAAAAFLGGVPVGPLITSGILALIVKAVKKS, encoded by the coding sequence TTGGAAGCTAATATAATTCTAGTAGTAATACTTGGTATATCAATATTAGGAAAGGCTACTTCAGTATCTATTTCAGTAGCATTTTTATTAATTATTAAACTTCTTGGTGTGGATAAGTATATTTATCCTTATTTAAATAGCAAGGGAATGTTTTGGGGATTAGTTATACTTATAGCAGCAATACTTATACCTATTGCAGAGGGAAATATAAAAAGTGTGGATATAAAAAATAATTTAACTTCTTTTGTTGGAATAACTGCACTTATTTTATCCTTCTTAACCACATATTTGAGTGGAGTGGGGCTTAAGTATCTGACAGTTCAAGGGCATAGTGATGTTATGCCATCACTTATTTTAGGTTCTGTAGCAGCAGCGGCTTTTTTAGGGGGAGTTCCAGTAGGTCCACTTATAACATCAGGAATTTTAGCATTGATAGTTAAGGCAGTAAAAAAATCATAG
- a CDS encoding type II toxin-antitoxin system PemK/MazF family toxin — translation MKSTRIKDMKDAEIRTYIKDTKKEIEQQLKLYVKLNNDKLSNNGQIQNLKKKAYNLKEIYEYIKWANDKIAINNNVEASYGTIPKRGEIWTCQLGENIGSEENKIRPAIIIQNDTGNEKGPTTIIVPISNRPKKISTHIELRPGDYKLVHGEVNKITGTILCEQIKVVSKARLGRHVATLNSDFVNKILNSKLKISIKV, via the coding sequence TTGAAAAGTACTAGAATTAAAGATATGAAAGATGCTGAAATTCGGACTTATATTAAAGATACTAAAAAGGAAATTGAACAGCAACTAAAGTTATATGTTAAATTAAATAATGATAAGTTATCTAATAATGGTCAAATACAAAATCTCAAGAAGAAAGCATATAATCTTAAAGAGATTTATGAGTACATAAAGTGGGCAAATGACAAAATTGCTATTAATAATAATGTAGAAGCAAGTTATGGAACTATACCAAAGCGTGGAGAGATATGGACTTGTCAACTTGGTGAGAATATTGGTTCGGAAGAAAATAAGATAAGACCAGCAATAATTATACAAAATGATACTGGAAATGAAAAAGGACCAACAACAATAATAGTACCAATTTCTAATAGACCCAAGAAGATATCAACTCATATAGAATTAAGACCAGGTGACTACAAGTTAGTACATGGAGAAGTAAATAAAATAACAGGAACAATTTTATGTGAACAGATTAAAGTTGTATCTAAAGCTAGATTGGGAAGGCATGTTGCTACTTTAAACAGTGATTTTGTTAATAAAATACTGAATTCTAAGTTAAAAATTTCTATAAAGGTGTAA
- the msrA gene encoding peptide-methionine (S)-S-oxide reductase MsrA, with the protein MKKIVFAGGCFWGVEAYFNTIEGVLNTKVGYANGDTENPTYDEVCTDKTGYAEACFLEYDSNKVKLENLLEAYFKVVDPTLENRQGHDEGTQYRTGIYYFDKDDEKVIKEYKAKEQEKYEAPIVTEILPLKNFYDAEEYHQKYLDKNPNGYCHIPKELLKKH; encoded by the coding sequence GTGAAAAAGATAGTATTTGCAGGAGGATGTTTTTGGGGTGTTGAAGCATATTTCAATACAATAGAAGGAGTTTTAAATACTAAAGTAGGGTATGCAAATGGAGATACTGAAAATCCAACGTATGACGAGGTATGTACGGACAAGACAGGATATGCCGAAGCTTGTTTTTTAGAATATGATAGTAATAAGGTGAAGCTTGAAAATTTACTTGAAGCGTACTTTAAAGTAGTAGATCCAACACTAGAGAACAGACAAGGTCATGATGAAGGAACTCAATATCGTACAGGTATTTATTATTTTGATAAGGATGATGAAAAGGTCATAAAGGAATATAAAGCTAAAGAGCAAGAAAAATATGAAGCGCCTATTGTTACAGAGATTTTACCTTTAAAAAACTTTTATGATGCTGAGGAATACCATCAAAAATATTTAGATAAAAATCCAAATGGTTACTGCCATATACCAAAAGAATTATTAAAAAAACATTAA
- a CDS encoding sensor histidine kinase — MSQYIQLLGVIIILYMCIFNLYSRKIRKKVFIAVMILNYIISLAILISGYKSVAFIAYLAVPFVFIYLSTSDIIMSITISTLACLITIMWDHFLGVVYSDVALISQMAIKNNASIQVMSYLIEFFGVIITSKAIRKFIYGKIMRYDGEWKRKIRILIATTLVLMLYIFYNFDLVMDHSIYTSGSEILRLKGITLFLSYAILLGIIVFVILRSIIKEMELKSKENEFQSLQEYTSKLEKLHNDMRGFRHDYINILLSMTGYIQNQDMQGLEKFFNEKIMPLSTSMKSNNFKISLLQNIEVPEIKGMFSAKIIRAQEMGIDVYIDIAEKITSFNMEIIDLSRIIGILLDNAIEASEKCDKPSIKVALIKKRSSVMLIIINNYYGEIPAIYKIYKRGFSTKGDNRGIGLSNLKEIIGQYKNVMLDTIIEDGQFKQIIEIKNDIKEGA, encoded by the coding sequence ATGAGTCAATATATACAATTACTTGGAGTTATAATAATTTTATACATGTGTATTTTCAATTTATATTCACGTAAAATTAGAAAAAAAGTGTTTATTGCAGTTATGATATTAAACTATATTATATCATTGGCTATTTTGATTTCAGGTTATAAAAGTGTTGCATTTATAGCTTATTTAGCTGTACCATTTGTTTTTATATATTTAAGTACATCAGATATAATTATGAGTATAACAATTTCCACATTAGCATGTTTAATAACAATTATGTGGGATCATTTTTTAGGTGTAGTATATAGTGATGTAGCTTTAATAAGTCAAATGGCAATAAAAAACAATGCTTCCATACAAGTAATGAGTTACTTAATTGAATTCTTTGGTGTAATAATAACAAGTAAAGCTATTAGAAAATTTATATATGGAAAAATTATGAGGTATGATGGCGAATGGAAAAGAAAAATAAGAATTCTTATAGCTACAACACTAGTGCTTATGCTTTATATTTTTTATAATTTTGATTTAGTTATGGATCATAGTATTTATACATCAGGTTCAGAAATATTAAGATTAAAAGGAATAACCTTATTTTTATCCTATGCAATATTATTAGGAATAATAGTATTTGTAATTTTAAGAAGTATTATCAAAGAAATGGAACTAAAAAGTAAAGAAAATGAATTTCAAAGCTTACAGGAGTATACTAGTAAACTTGAGAAATTGCATAATGATATGAGAGGCTTCAGACATGATTATATAAATATACTTTTATCTATGACAGGATATATACAAAATCAAGATATGCAGGGGCTAGAAAAGTTTTTTAATGAAAAAATCATGCCTCTTAGTACATCAATGAAGTCAAATAATTTTAAAATTAGTCTATTGCAAAACATAGAAGTTCCTGAAATAAAGGGAATGTTTTCGGCGAAAATAATAAGGGCTCAAGAGATGGGAATTGATGTTTATATTGATATAGCAGAGAAGATAACGAGTTTTAATATGGAAATTATAGATTTGAGTAGAATTATAGGAATTTTACTAGATAATGCTATTGAAGCTTCAGAAAAATGTGACAAGCCGTCTATAAAAGTGGCACTTATTAAAAAAAGAAGTTCTGTCATGTTAATTATAATAAATAATTATTATGGAGAGATTCCAGCAATATATAAGATATATAAAAGGGGATTTTCTACCAAAGGAGATAATAGAGGAATTGGACTTAGCAACCTTAAGGAGATAATTGGACAATATAAGAATGTTATGTTAGATACAATTATAGAGGATGGACAATTTAAGCAAATTATTGAAATTAAAAATGATATCAAAGAAGGTGCTTAA
- a CDS encoding 2-hydroxyacid dehydrogenase — MKISVIEPLGLSESEIREIAKPITDRGHEIVVYNEKTTDKNILKARVKDSEVIVLANMPLKAEVINSDSKLKMMSIAFTGVDHVELEGLKNKEIAVSNASGYSTESVTELTFGLVFSVLRNIVPLDKNTRSGKTKDGFSQNDLSGKTFGVIGTGLIGASVCKIAKAFGCKVIAYNRSEKEELKSIGVEYVTLNELLSQSDVVSIHIPQTPETKGLIGKEEIKLMKNTAILINVARGPIVDSKALAQALEKGDIKGAGIDVFDKEPPLDLDYGLLKAKNTVLVPHIGFATKEAMVRRAHITFENILSWLDGKQQNIVKY; from the coding sequence ATGAAAATTTCAGTTATTGAACCTTTAGGACTTAGCGAAAGCGAAATTAGAGAAATAGCAAAACCAATCACAGATAGAGGACATGAGATTGTAGTATACAATGAAAAGACTACGGATAAAAATATTTTAAAAGCAAGAGTGAAGGATTCAGAGGTAATAGTACTTGCAAATATGCCACTTAAAGCAGAGGTAATAAATTCTGATAGTAAATTAAAAATGATGTCTATAGCGTTTACAGGTGTTGATCATGTTGAATTAGAGGGATTAAAAAATAAAGAGATTGCAGTTTCAAACGCATCTGGATACAGTACAGAATCAGTTACAGAATTAACCTTTGGACTTGTTTTTTCTGTATTAAGAAATATAGTGCCTTTAGATAAAAATACAAGAAGTGGAAAAACCAAAGATGGCTTTTCCCAAAATGATTTAAGTGGAAAAACATTTGGAGTAATAGGTACAGGCTTAATAGGAGCTTCAGTTTGTAAAATTGCAAAGGCCTTTGGCTGCAAAGTTATTGCATATAATAGAAGTGAGAAAGAGGAATTAAAAAGTATTGGAGTTGAATATGTTACATTAAACGAATTATTATCCCAAAGTGACGTTGTTTCAATTCATATTCCTCAAACGCCAGAGACAAAAGGTTTAATAGGTAAAGAAGAAATTAAATTAATGAAAAATACGGCAATTTTAATAAATGTAGCAAGAGGTCCTATTGTTGATAGTAAAGCCCTTGCACAGGCTTTAGAAAAAGGAGATATAAAAGGAGCTGGAATTGATGTTTTTGATAAAGAACCGCCACTTGATTTAGATTATGGTCTTTTAAAAGCAAAAAATACAGTATTAGTACCACATATAGGTTTTGCTACAAAAGAAGCAATGGTAAGAAGAGCACATATAACCTTTGAGAATATACTTAGTTGGCTTGATGGAAAGCAACAAAACATTGTAAAATATTAA
- a CDS encoding cyclic lactone autoinducer peptide, producing MNLKKQVNKIGEKFIEGIGKASMKIGEQASDTCVLITLYEPKMPEELLKENLNK from the coding sequence ATGAATTTGAAAAAGCAAGTGAATAAAATTGGAGAAAAATTCATTGAGGGAATTGGTAAAGCATCAATGAAGATTGGTGAACAGGCAAGTGATACATGTGTTTTAATAACATTATATGAACCTAAAATGCCAGAAGAGCTGTTAAAAGAAAATCTTAATAAATAA
- a CDS encoding DUF4135 domain-containing protein has translation MELKSKDIVGELISKNKNRLTSISKIKSLILDNTRSIRSNLLKTERNLEIREIKYFIKEGRAIVTFTSNEKIVFQSYESKDEKIINKLIEWANKKVDKEYSLYVKKIMYSKGCSFSEYVKPVDCKNKNELFDYYFKSGELLLILYILGCEKLKSDNIIDMENNPILDRIRNVISSTNEVPNFNFSANEIAEKIVKDSVYNIEFLPESKKEVTEEEIYNIKCGFEYMYNIVMCNKLELIEFLKPLLSNNILQLSTIITNVYGLNKEDLKRQLYFLDIRFSGVKISKTKINFSFSDKKETIDRSYCISMANDFGEHMIKRGIIGVKDFVTSRTWISTISDEKNQCYSLSPLGCSFMDGSSGVALFFAYLGLVTGKEYFKTVAIESIQNSVNHINNLNNNNNVNIGAYRGIAGEIYVIWNIYKITHNMHLEDAVENGIKSLYILVQKSKEIDISNGICGALGVLIRIYKDNYISDKLHNMVLNLINLCRELVIKRINSKKLELNSVFLNDSILFILVKLLEVTGDEKLKKYIKEILSIQKLKHSDHFVKWDIRMLMSLMGRAILKNINFEYTNLDEEIEEFTKYIIKNGFGNSISYCNEIWCIDALKYTAAILKDEKLENSCIKTFNDFVWKEIRPLINKEITYANENIALLNGVVGLAYSLIRMSSEEYVPNILWLN, from the coding sequence ATGGAATTAAAAAGTAAAGACATAGTTGGAGAACTTATAAGTAAAAATAAAAATAGGCTCACTTCCATATCAAAAATAAAGAGTTTAATATTGGACAATACTCGAAGTATAAGGAGTAATTTACTAAAAACTGAGAGAAATTTGGAAATTAGAGAAATAAAATATTTTATAAAGGAGGGAAGGGCTATAGTAACTTTTACAAGTAATGAAAAGATTGTGTTTCAATCGTATGAATCGAAAGATGAGAAAATAATAAATAAGCTCATAGAGTGGGCTAATAAAAAAGTTGATAAGGAATATAGTTTATATGTGAAAAAAATAATGTATTCAAAAGGATGCAGCTTCTCGGAATATGTAAAGCCTGTGGATTGCAAAAATAAAAATGAGCTTTTTGATTACTACTTTAAATCAGGAGAATTGTTATTAATACTTTATATATTAGGATGTGAAAAGCTTAAAAGTGATAATATAATTGATATGGAAAATAATCCGATATTAGATAGGATTAGGAATGTGATTTCTTCAACTAATGAAGTACCGAATTTTAATTTTTCAGCAAATGAAATAGCTGAAAAGATAGTGAAGGATTCAGTATATAATATAGAGTTTTTACCAGAAAGTAAAAAGGAAGTGACAGAAGAAGAAATATACAACATAAAATGCGGTTTTGAATATATGTATAATATTGTTATGTGTAATAAATTAGAATTAATCGAATTTTTGAAACCGTTATTATCAAATAATATTCTTCAATTATCAACTATAATTACTAATGTGTATGGACTTAATAAAGAAGACTTAAAAAGGCAATTATATTTTTTAGACATAAGATTTAGTGGAGTAAAGATTTCAAAAACAAAAATAAATTTTTCATTTAGTGATAAAAAAGAAACAATAGATAGAAGTTACTGCATAAGTATGGCTAATGACTTTGGAGAACATATGATTAAAAGAGGAATTATAGGCGTTAAGGATTTTGTTACAAGTAGAACTTGGATAAGTACTATAAGTGATGAAAAAAATCAGTGCTATTCATTATCACCATTAGGATGCAGTTTTATGGATGGAAGTAGTGGAGTGGCATTATTTTTTGCTTATTTAGGTCTTGTAACAGGTAAGGAATATTTTAAAACTGTAGCCATAGAGTCTATTCAAAACTCTGTAAATCATATTAATAATTTAAATAATAATAATAATGTTAATATAGGAGCTTATAGAGGAATAGCAGGAGAAATATATGTTATATGGAATATATACAAAATTACACATAACATGCATTTGGAGGATGCCGTTGAAAATGGTATAAAATCTCTTTACATATTGGTTCAAAAAAGCAAAGAAATAGATATAAGTAATGGTATATGTGGAGCATTAGGTGTTCTTATACGCATATACAAAGATAATTATATTTCAGATAAACTTCATAATATGGTATTAAATTTAATTAATCTATGCAGGGAACTTGTAATTAAAAGAATAAATTCTAAGAAGTTAGAATTAAATAGTGTGTTCTTAAATGACAGTATACTATTTATTTTAGTTAAATTATTAGAAGTAACAGGAGATGAAAAACTAAAAAAGTATATTAAAGAAATACTGAGTATTCAAAAATTAAAGCATAGCGATCATTTTGTTAAATGGGATATAAGGATGCTTATGTCACTTATGGGAAGAGCAATTTTAAAAAATATAAATTTTGAATATACGAATCTAGATGAAGAAATTGAGGAGTTTACTAAGTATATTATAAAGAACGGTTTTGGAAACAGCATTTCGTATTGTAATGAAATATGGTGTATAGATGCATTGAAATATACAGCAGCAATTTTAAAAGATGAGAAGCTTGAAAATAGCTGCATAAAAACGTTTAATGATTTTGTTTGGAAAGAAATAAGACCACTTATAAATAAGGAAATTACATATGCAAATGAAAATATAGCGCTTTTAAATGGTGTTGTTGGATTAGCTTATAGTCTGATTAGAATGAGCAGTGAAGAGTATGTTCCTAATATTTTGTGGCTTAATTGA